A single region of the Paramicrobacterium fandaimingii genome encodes:
- the carB gene encoding carbamoyl-phosphate synthase large subunit, producing the protein MPKRDDINSVLVIGSGPIVIGQACEFDYSGTQACRVLREEGVRVILVNSNPATIMTDPDFADATYVEPISWQVIETIIAKEKPDAILPTLGGQTALNAAIDLHNNGILEKYDVELIGASFEAIHKGEDRQVFKDLVVECGAEVAKSYIATDLEQAKRYANELGYPLVVRPSFTMGGLGSGFAYNEKDLVRIAGDGIHQSPTHEVLLEESILGWKEYELELMRDSADNTVVVCSIENVDPVGVHTGDSITVAPALTLTDREFQNLRDIGIDIIRAVGVDTGGCNIQFAIDPSNGRVIVIEMNPRVSRSSALASKATGFPIAKIAAKLAIGYRLDEIPNDITQVTPASFEPTLDYVVVKVPRFAFEKFPAADPTLTTTMKSVGEAMAIGRNYATALQKALRSLEKRGSSFHWGDEERTVDELLTEIATPTDGRIVLVQQAMRKGATSEQIFDATKIDPWFIDQIALINEVAQYIRDAAMLDGTVMRAAKNHGFSDAQIGQLRGFADDQVREVRHLLGVRPVFKTVDTCAGEFPALTPYHYSSYDTETEVEPSDRRKVVILGSGPNRIGQGVEFDYSCVHASFALRDAGFETIMINCNPETVSTDYDTSDRLYFEPLTLEDVLEVIHAESRSGELVGVIVQLGGQTALSLAEGLKANGIPILGTTPEAIESAEERGQFSRILDEAGLLAPRNGTATNEEDALAIAEDIGYPVLVRPSFVLGGRGMEIVYERSALVDYFRRIAHQGIVGPDHPLLVDRFLDDAIEIDVDALYDGERLYIGGIMEHIEEAGIHSGDSSCTLPPVTLGTVQIDAVRDATLAIAQGIGVRGLLNVQFAIGQGVLYVLEANPRASRTVPFVSKALGIPLAKAASRIMTGSTVDDLVRTGLIPESDGSRIPMDSPVSVKEAVLPFKRFRTRDGGVVDSVLGPEMRSTGEVMGIDKDFPTAFAKSQEAAYGGLPLEGTVFVSVSDNDKRSVVQSVLRLHELGFTILATEGTAGVLTRYGVPTRTVNKVSDGGESIVDLIDRNEVDIVVNTPSGSSARADGYEIRAAAVAADKPLFTTVAELSAAVASFGAIRAGFNVTSLQDYQRARDLV; encoded by the coding sequence ATGCCGAAGCGCGACGACATCAACAGCGTTCTGGTCATCGGGTCGGGTCCGATCGTGATCGGCCAGGCCTGCGAATTCGATTACTCGGGAACTCAGGCCTGCCGCGTGCTTCGCGAAGAGGGCGTGCGCGTGATCCTCGTGAACTCCAACCCCGCGACGATCATGACCGATCCGGACTTTGCTGACGCAACCTATGTCGAACCGATCTCCTGGCAGGTGATTGAAACGATCATCGCCAAGGAGAAGCCCGACGCCATTCTTCCGACCCTTGGCGGGCAGACAGCTCTCAACGCCGCGATCGATCTGCACAACAACGGCATCCTCGAGAAATATGACGTCGAGCTCATCGGTGCGAGCTTCGAGGCTATCCACAAGGGAGAAGATCGCCAGGTATTCAAAGACCTCGTCGTCGAGTGCGGGGCAGAAGTTGCGAAGTCGTACATTGCGACAGACCTCGAGCAGGCGAAGCGGTACGCAAACGAGCTCGGGTACCCTCTCGTCGTCAGGCCGTCGTTCACCATGGGCGGGCTCGGCTCCGGCTTCGCCTACAACGAGAAGGATCTCGTGCGCATCGCCGGCGACGGCATCCATCAGAGTCCGACTCACGAGGTACTTCTCGAGGAATCCATCCTCGGCTGGAAGGAGTATGAGCTCGAGCTCATGCGCGATTCCGCTGACAACACCGTTGTCGTGTGCTCGATCGAAAACGTCGACCCTGTTGGTGTGCACACCGGCGACTCGATCACCGTTGCTCCCGCCCTCACGCTGACCGACCGCGAGTTTCAGAACCTGCGCGACATCGGAATCGACATCATCCGCGCCGTCGGAGTCGATACAGGAGGCTGCAACATCCAATTTGCCATTGACCCGAGCAATGGTCGGGTCATCGTCATCGAGATGAACCCACGTGTGTCTCGGTCGAGCGCGCTTGCATCGAAGGCGACGGGCTTCCCCATCGCGAAGATTGCGGCAAAGCTCGCGATTGGCTACCGCCTCGACGAGATCCCCAACGACATCACGCAGGTCACACCGGCGAGCTTCGAGCCGACACTCGACTACGTCGTCGTCAAGGTGCCGCGCTTCGCATTCGAGAAGTTCCCTGCCGCCGACCCCACGCTGACGACGACAATGAAATCCGTCGGCGAGGCCATGGCAATCGGGCGCAATTACGCGACAGCCCTCCAGAAAGCCCTGCGCTCCCTCGAGAAGCGCGGTTCGTCCTTTCACTGGGGCGACGAGGAGCGCACGGTCGACGAGCTTCTCACAGAGATCGCCACGCCGACCGACGGTCGAATCGTGCTTGTGCAACAGGCAATGCGCAAGGGCGCAACGTCAGAGCAGATCTTCGATGCAACAAAGATCGATCCGTGGTTTATCGACCAAATCGCTCTGATCAACGAGGTCGCTCAGTACATTCGTGACGCCGCGATGCTGGATGGAACGGTCATGCGTGCGGCGAAGAACCACGGCTTCTCCGACGCGCAGATCGGGCAGCTGCGCGGATTCGCCGACGACCAGGTGCGCGAAGTGCGGCATCTGCTTGGCGTGCGGCCAGTCTTCAAGACCGTTGACACCTGTGCGGGCGAGTTTCCGGCGCTCACGCCGTATCACTACTCGAGCTACGACACCGAGACCGAGGTCGAGCCGAGCGACAGGCGCAAGGTTGTCATTCTCGGCTCGGGCCCGAACCGCATCGGGCAGGGAGTCGAGTTCGATTACTCGTGCGTGCACGCCTCGTTCGCGCTGCGAGACGCTGGCTTCGAGACGATTATGATCAACTGCAACCCCGAGACGGTGTCAACGGACTACGACACGAGTGACCGGCTCTACTTCGAGCCGCTCACTCTGGAAGACGTGCTGGAGGTCATCCACGCAGAATCGCGCTCGGGCGAACTCGTCGGCGTCATCGTGCAGCTCGGAGGTCAGACGGCGCTGAGCCTTGCAGAAGGGCTCAAAGCGAACGGCATCCCCATTCTCGGTACCACTCCAGAAGCCATCGAATCGGCTGAAGAGCGCGGGCAGTTTTCACGCATCCTCGACGAGGCTGGGCTCCTCGCACCGCGCAACGGCACGGCGACAAACGAGGAGGACGCCCTTGCCATCGCCGAGGACATCGGGTATCCCGTACTCGTACGCCCCAGCTTCGTGCTTGGCGGTCGGGGAATGGAGATAGTGTACGAGCGCAGCGCGCTCGTCGACTACTTCCGCCGCATTGCTCACCAGGGAATCGTTGGACCCGACCATCCTCTGCTCGTCGATCGGTTCCTTGACGACGCAATCGAGATCGACGTCGATGCCCTTTACGACGGCGAGCGCCTGTACATCGGCGGCATCATGGAGCACATCGAAGAGGCCGGTATCCATTCGGGTGATTCAAGCTGCACGCTTCCGCCCGTGACGCTCGGAACCGTGCAGATCGATGCCGTGCGTGACGCAACGCTCGCCATCGCGCAGGGGATCGGGGTTCGCGGCCTGTTGAACGTGCAGTTCGCCATCGGCCAGGGAGTTCTCTATGTGCTCGAGGCAAACCCGCGCGCATCGCGCACCGTGCCCTTCGTGTCGAAGGCACTCGGCATTCCGCTGGCAAAGGCTGCTTCGCGGATCATGACCGGATCGACTGTCGACGACCTTGTTCGCACCGGTCTGATCCCCGAGTCCGACGGCTCCCGCATCCCCATGGATTCGCCCGTCTCCGTCAAGGAGGCCGTGCTGCCGTTCAAGCGCTTCCGCACCCGCGATGGCGGCGTCGTGGATTCGGTGCTCGGACCGGAGATGCGCTCGACAGGCGAAGTCATGGGAATCGACAAGGACTTCCCGACGGCGTTCGCGAAGAGCCAGGAGGCAGCGTATGGCGGGCTACCTCTCGAGGGGACCGTCTTCGTGTCTGTCTCTGACAACGACAAGCGCTCGGTCGTCCAATCGGTGCTGCGCCTTCACGAGCTCGGATTCACGATTCTCGCGACAGAGGGCACGGCCGGTGTGCTCACCCGATACGGTGTGCCGACGCGCACGGTGAACAAGGTGAGCGACGGAGGCGAGAGCATCGTCGATCTCATTGATCGCAACGAGGTGGACATCGTCGTGAACACACCAAGCGGCAGCTCGGCACGGGCCGACGGCTACGAGATTCGGGCCGCGGCCGTCGCCGCGGACAAACCGCTGTTCACCACTGTTGCCGAGCTGTCTGCCGCTGTCGCCTCCTTCGGTGCGATTCGCGCCGGGTTCAACGTGACAAGCCTGCAGGATTACCAGCGCGCACGGGATCTCGTGTGA
- the pyrR gene encoding bifunctional pyr operon transcriptional regulator/uracil phosphoribosyltransferase PyrR, with amino-acid sequence MTMRTVLQSADITRALTRIAHEILESNKGAEKLVVLGIPTRGVALADRVAETISTISGIRVASGALDVTMYRDDLGRHPTRAPAPTSIPEGGIDGVTVVLVDDVLYSGRTIRAALDALGDIGRPRAVRLATLVDRGHRELPIRPDFVGKNLPSASHERINVHLVEYDGEDVVTIEEVGD; translated from the coding sequence TTGACCATGCGCACTGTGCTGCAATCCGCAGACATCACTCGAGCGCTCACGCGCATCGCGCACGAAATTCTCGAATCGAACAAGGGCGCCGAGAAGCTCGTTGTTCTCGGCATTCCCACGCGGGGTGTCGCCCTCGCAGACCGCGTCGCCGAGACGATCAGCACAATCTCCGGCATCCGCGTCGCCTCAGGCGCACTCGACGTCACCATGTATCGCGACGATCTCGGCCGGCATCCAACCCGCGCCCCGGCACCCACAAGCATTCCTGAGGGTGGAATAGACGGCGTCACCGTCGTGCTCGTTGACGACGTGCTGTATTCCGGTCGCACGATTCGCGCCGCTCTCGATGCCCTTGGGGATATCGGGCGGCCTCGGGCCGTTCGCCTGGCAACTCTCGTCGACAGAGGGCATCGGGAACTGCCGATCAGGCCCGACTTCGTCGGTAAGAATCTGCCGTCTGCCTCTCACGAGAGAATCAACGTTCACCTTGTCGAGTACGACGGCGAAGATGTCGTGACAATTGAGGAGGTCGGCGACTGA
- a CDS encoding dihydroorotase, giving the protein MSTQFIAGARRSDGQPTDILVENGVITELGSLSAPAGAERIDADGLLALPGLVDLHTHLREPGFEQSETVLTGTQAAAAGGFTAVFAMANTSPVADTAGVVEQELELGYRAGYATVQPIGAVTIGLKGERLAELGAMASSRARVRVFSDDGFCVSDPLLMRRALEYVKAFGGVIAQHAQDPRLTEGAQMNEGVRSAELGLTGWPAVAEESIIARDVLLAEHVGSRLHVCHVSTAGSVEVIRWAKARGIPVTAEVTPHHLLLTDDLVAGYDARYKVNPPLRTMEDVTAVRAALADGTIDIVATDHAPHPAENKQCEWDAAANGMVGLESALRVVHQSVVATGQLGWTDVERVLSREPARIGMLSGQGELLAVGSSANIVLYDDSAADEFTPSSLKGRSANSPYLGRQLPGRVVTTMHNGRITLDNGELKAPEAVIQEATFHG; this is encoded by the coding sequence ATGTCAACACAGTTCATTGCGGGCGCTCGGCGATCCGATGGGCAGCCGACCGACATCCTTGTCGAGAACGGAGTCATCACCGAGTTGGGCTCCCTCTCGGCCCCGGCAGGAGCCGAGCGCATCGACGCCGACGGGCTTCTCGCTCTGCCCGGCCTCGTCGATCTGCACACGCACTTGCGGGAACCGGGGTTCGAGCAGAGCGAGACGGTGCTCACGGGAACCCAAGCGGCAGCAGCCGGTGGCTTCACCGCTGTATTCGCGATGGCGAACACATCGCCCGTCGCCGACACTGCCGGAGTCGTCGAGCAGGAGCTGGAGCTGGGCTACCGCGCCGGCTACGCCACGGTGCAGCCCATCGGCGCCGTCACCATCGGCCTCAAGGGAGAGCGTCTCGCAGAGCTCGGCGCCATGGCGTCATCCCGAGCGCGCGTGCGCGTCTTCTCGGACGACGGCTTCTGCGTCTCTGATCCGCTGCTCATGCGGCGCGCCCTCGAGTATGTGAAGGCATTCGGCGGCGTCATCGCGCAGCATGCGCAAGACCCACGTCTGACCGAAGGCGCGCAGATGAACGAGGGCGTCCGCTCTGCAGAGCTCGGCCTCACGGGCTGGCCTGCCGTCGCCGAGGAATCGATCATCGCGCGCGACGTTCTGCTTGCCGAGCACGTCGGATCGCGTCTGCACGTGTGCCACGTGTCGACGGCAGGAAGCGTTGAGGTGATTCGCTGGGCGAAAGCCCGCGGCATCCCCGTCACCGCCGAGGTCACTCCGCACCACTTGCTGCTGACAGATGACCTCGTCGCCGGATACGATGCACGCTACAAAGTGAACCCACCGCTGCGAACGATGGAAGATGTCACGGCAGTCCGGGCGGCACTTGCCGATGGCACCATCGATATCGTCGCAACGGATCATGCACCGCATCCGGCTGAGAACAAGCAATGCGAGTGGGATGCCGCTGCGAACGGCATGGTCGGGCTCGAATCCGCCCTGCGGGTCGTTCACCAGTCCGTCGTCGCAACGGGGCAGCTGGGCTGGACGGACGTCGAGCGCGTGCTGAGTCGCGAACCAGCGCGAATCGGCATGCTGTCTGGCCAGGGCGAGCTGTTGGCGGTGGGAAGCAGCGCAAACATCGTGCTGTACGACGACTCGGCCGCCGACGAGTTCACTCCGAGCTCGCTCAAGGGGCGCAGCGCAAACTCCCCATACCTCGGTCGCCAGCTGCCCGGCCGTGTCGTGACGACGATGCACAATGGTCGCATCACGCTCGACAACGGCGAGCTGAAGGCGCCGGAGGCTGTCATCCAGGAGGCGACTTTCCATGGATAA
- a CDS encoding type II 3-dehydroquinate dehydratase produces the protein MTRVLVLNGPNLGRLGARVPDVYGTQTLDDLHAQLSSEAQGHDIELRQTDTEGELLGWLYEAMDASTPVVLNAGAWSHYSYALHDAVEMVTTAGVPVIEVHISNPHAREVFRHTSVLTSVATGVIAGFGFDSYRLALTQLLR, from the coding sequence ATGACGCGCGTTCTCGTTCTCAACGGACCAAACCTCGGCAGGCTCGGCGCTCGCGTGCCCGACGTCTATGGCACCCAGACGCTTGACGATCTTCACGCGCAGCTCAGCTCCGAGGCACAGGGACACGACATTGAACTGCGGCAGACCGATACCGAAGGCGAGCTGCTGGGCTGGCTGTATGAGGCGATGGATGCTTCGACACCCGTTGTGCTCAATGCGGGCGCGTGGTCGCACTACTCGTACGCGCTGCACGACGCCGTCGAGATGGTGACAACGGCCGGTGTTCCGGTCATCGAAGTGCACATTTCGAACCCGCACGCACGTGAGGTATTTCGGCATACGAGTGTGCTGACGTCTGTTGCAACGGGAGTCATCGCCGGCTTCGGGTTCGACTCGTATCGTCTCGCTCTCACCCAGCTGCTTCGCTAA
- the aroB gene encoding 3-dehydroquinate synthase produces the protein MTQTTTIDVGGAAPYGVSIGRATRLDVGAQLSASVAKVLIVHPPTLSKAAEELRAALSEDRQVLLAEIPDAEAGKRVEVAAFCWQVMGQADFTRTDAVIGFGGGAVTDLAGFVAATWLRGVELVQIPTTVLGMVDAAVGGKTGINTAEGKNLVGAFYAPRAVVADLDTLEPLPRNDVLAGFAEIAKCGFIAEPEILDLIEDDVDRVTDPASEQFRRAVELSIGVKARVVSEDFREAGLREILNYGHTLGHAIEHTERYQWRHGAAVSIGMMFAAELSRLAGRLSDEAVDRHRSILGSLSLPLEYPIGRWKTLLATMQRDKKARAGLLRFVVLDDIGRPAMLPAPDQSLLFSAYQEIGS, from the coding sequence ATGACGCAGACCACAACGATCGATGTCGGGGGCGCTGCCCCGTATGGCGTCTCAATTGGCAGGGCAACCCGCCTCGACGTCGGAGCCCAGCTCAGCGCCTCGGTGGCGAAGGTGCTGATCGTGCATCCGCCAACCCTCTCCAAGGCGGCAGAAGAGCTTCGCGCGGCATTGTCCGAAGACCGCCAGGTGCTTCTCGCCGAGATTCCGGATGCCGAAGCGGGCAAGCGCGTAGAGGTTGCCGCGTTCTGCTGGCAGGTCATGGGCCAGGCAGACTTCACCCGCACGGATGCCGTCATCGGCTTTGGCGGAGGAGCCGTCACCGATCTCGCTGGTTTTGTCGCGGCAACCTGGCTGAGGGGCGTTGAACTTGTGCAGATTCCGACAACGGTTCTCGGCATGGTCGACGCAGCTGTCGGAGGAAAGACCGGAATCAACACGGCCGAGGGCAAGAACCTCGTCGGCGCGTTTTACGCACCGCGCGCCGTTGTCGCAGATCTCGACACGCTCGAGCCGCTGCCACGCAACGACGTTCTCGCGGGCTTCGCCGAAATCGCGAAGTGCGGCTTCATCGCGGAACCCGAGATTCTCGACCTCATCGAAGACGATGTCGACCGGGTCACCGATCCGGCGAGCGAGCAGTTTCGTCGAGCCGTCGAACTGTCGATCGGCGTCAAGGCCCGCGTCGTCAGCGAGGACTTCCGCGAGGCAGGGCTGAGGGAGATCCTGAACTACGGCCACACGCTCGGGCACGCCATCGAGCACACCGAGCGTTATCAGTGGAGGCATGGCGCGGCCGTCAGCATCGGAATGATGTTTGCGGCCGAGCTCTCACGGTTGGCCGGGCGGCTCTCAGATGAGGCGGTTGATCGCCATCGCAGCATCCTCGGTTCGCTTTCGCTGCCTCTTGAGTACCCGATCGGACGGTGGAAGACGCTGCTTGCCACGATGCAGCGCGACAAGAAGGCACGAGCGGGCCTTCTTCGCTTCGTCGTGCTCGATGACATCGGCCGACCGGCGATGCTTCCTGCTCCCGACCAGTCGCTGCTGTTCTCGGCGTATCAGGAAATCGGCTCCTAG
- the carA gene encoding glutamine-hydrolyzing carbamoyl-phosphate synthase small subunit translates to MTTQTFFSPKPPAVLLLEDGTRYSGDAYGSTGSTLGEVVFATGMTGYQETLTDPSYAGQIVMMTAPHIGNTGVNADDEESSRIWVSGFVVRDPSRVVSNFRAESSLDNDLLTDGIVGISGIDTRAVTRRIRSGGAMRAGIFSGDSLSLSDSEQLDMVRGSIEMSGLNLSADVSTREHYTMAPVGERIGSVAVLDLGVKTSTVRYLAERGFEVHVLPEDSSAEEILALAPSALFYSNGPGDPGASDRHVNMLRTVLREGIPYFGICFGNQLLGRALGFGTYKLPFGHRGINQPVLDKSTGKVEITSHNHGFAVDAPLEGVSESAEGFGRVEVSHYGLNDNVVEGLNCLDIPAFSVQYHPESAAGPHDAMYLFDRFREMVIAQADHTDTTNNAGENN, encoded by the coding sequence ATGACAACGCAAACATTCTTCAGCCCCAAACCGCCCGCTGTCCTTCTGCTCGAAGACGGCACCCGATACTCGGGCGATGCTTACGGTTCAACGGGCTCAACGCTCGGAGAGGTCGTCTTCGCGACGGGGATGACCGGGTACCAGGAGACCCTCACCGACCCGTCGTACGCGGGCCAGATCGTCATGATGACGGCACCGCATATCGGCAACACGGGGGTCAATGCCGACGACGAGGAGTCCTCCCGCATCTGGGTCTCCGGCTTCGTCGTTCGCGACCCCTCTCGCGTCGTCTCGAACTTCCGAGCCGAGAGCAGCCTCGACAACGACCTTCTCACCGACGGCATCGTGGGCATCTCCGGCATCGACACGCGAGCAGTGACCCGTCGCATCCGCTCGGGCGGCGCCATGCGCGCCGGAATCTTCTCGGGAGACTCTCTGTCGCTCTCCGATTCCGAGCAGCTCGACATGGTGCGGGGCAGCATCGAGATGTCGGGACTCAACCTCTCGGCAGATGTGTCAACGCGAGAGCATTACACGATGGCACCAGTCGGAGAGCGCATCGGCTCTGTCGCCGTGCTCGACCTCGGCGTCAAGACCTCGACCGTGCGCTACCTCGCCGAGCGCGGCTTTGAGGTTCACGTGCTTCCGGAAGACAGCTCGGCCGAGGAAATTCTCGCCCTCGCTCCCAGCGCGCTCTTCTATTCAAACGGCCCCGGCGATCCGGGAGCATCGGATCGCCACGTGAACATGCTCCGCACCGTGCTCAGGGAGGGGATTCCGTACTTCGGCATCTGCTTCGGCAATCAGCTTCTCGGCCGCGCACTGGGCTTCGGAACATACAAGCTGCCCTTCGGCCACAGGGGCATCAACCAGCCTGTGCTCGACAAGAGCACGGGGAAGGTTGAAATCACCTCGCATAACCATGGGTTCGCCGTCGATGCACCTCTTGAGGGCGTCAGCGAATCGGCCGAAGGCTTTGGCCGCGTCGAGGTCAGCCACTACGGACTCAACGACAATGTCGTCGAGGGCCTCAACTGCCTCGACATTCCCGCGTTCAGCGTTCAATACCACCCCGAGTCCGCCGCCGGACCGCACGACGCGATGTACCTCTTCGATCGATTCCGCGAGATGGTCATCGCGCAGGCCGATCACACCGACACGACGAACAACGCAGGAGAGAACAACTAA
- a CDS encoding aspartate carbamoyltransferase catalytic subunit has protein sequence MRHLLTTKDVTRDEAIALLDVAEDMAATQRREVKKLPTLRGKTVVNLFFEDSTRTRISFEAAAKRLSADVINFSAKGSSVSKGESLKDTAQTLEAMGADAVVIRHSASGAPRTLASSGWISAGVMNAGDGTHEHPTQALLDAYTMRKRAHGDGSRGRGLDGMHVAIVGDILHSRVVRSNVWLLTTLGANVTIVAPPTLVPVDVSTWPVTVSYDLDEVLRATPDAVMLLRIQAERMHDAFFPNSREYSRRWGLNDERFSRLPTSTIVMHPGPMNRGLEISASAADSAQSTVREQVTNGVSVRMAALYLLLSGEREELL, from the coding sequence ATGCGCCACCTGCTCACGACGAAAGATGTCACTCGCGACGAGGCAATCGCACTTCTCGATGTCGCAGAAGATATGGCCGCGACGCAGCGGCGCGAGGTGAAGAAGCTTCCGACCTTGCGCGGGAAGACAGTCGTCAATCTGTTCTTCGAAGATTCGACGCGTACGCGAATCTCGTTCGAGGCGGCAGCAAAGCGGCTTTCGGCCGACGTTATCAACTTCAGCGCGAAAGGCTCGAGCGTGTCGAAGGGCGAGAGTCTCAAAGACACGGCTCAGACCCTCGAGGCGATGGGAGCCGACGCCGTCGTCATCAGGCACAGCGCCTCGGGTGCCCCGCGCACACTTGCGTCGAGCGGGTGGATCTCCGCCGGCGTCATGAACGCGGGGGACGGCACGCACGAGCATCCCACTCAAGCTCTTCTCGATGCCTATACAATGCGCAAACGCGCGCACGGCGACGGCAGCAGGGGTCGCGGGCTGGATGGTATGCACGTCGCGATCGTCGGAGACATTCTGCATTCCCGGGTCGTGAGATCAAATGTCTGGCTGCTCACGACGCTCGGTGCGAATGTCACAATCGTTGCACCGCCAACGCTTGTTCCCGTCGACGTTTCGACGTGGCCCGTCACCGTGTCATACGACCTCGACGAGGTGCTCCGCGCGACTCCAGACGCCGTCATGCTCCTGAGGATCCAAGCGGAACGGATGCACGACGCATTCTTTCCCAACTCCCGCGAATACTCGCGACGGTGGGGGCTCAACGACGAACGCTTCTCCCGGCTTCCGACGAGTACGATTGTGATGCACCCCGGGCCGATGAACCGTGGCCTCGAGATCTCAGCGTCGGCCGCTGACTCGGCCCAGTCGACGGTGCGCGAACAGGTGACCAATGGCGTGTCGGTGCGTATGGCCGCGCTCTACCTGCTGCTATCCGGTGAACGAGAGGAACTCCTGTGA
- a CDS encoding shikimate kinase, whose amino-acid sequence MITKRLPLVFIGPMGSGKTRIGRRVARALGIRFIDTDSVIAAEHGAITHIFETLGEAQFRALERTAVADALRESAVVSLGGGAVIDPESQRLLESHTVVELTVTARAVLNRMNTAKRPLLKDGPDAWQRIYDERRPIYSRLAAVSFDTSTGPISRIADEIAAWATH is encoded by the coding sequence GTGATCACGAAACGGCTTCCCCTGGTTTTCATCGGGCCGATGGGCTCGGGCAAGACCCGCATCGGCCGCCGTGTTGCGCGCGCGCTCGGCATTCGGTTCATCGATACAGACTCCGTGATCGCCGCTGAGCACGGGGCGATCACGCACATCTTCGAGACGTTGGGCGAAGCGCAATTTCGGGCTCTCGAACGCACGGCGGTTGCCGATGCACTGCGCGAAAGCGCCGTTGTGTCCCTCGGCGGCGGCGCGGTGATCGATCCGGAGTCGCAGCGTCTGCTCGAGAGCCACACCGTCGTGGAGCTCACCGTCACTGCACGCGCCGTGCTCAATCGCATGAATACAGCAAAGCGCCCGCTACTGAAAGACGGGCCAGACGCCTGGCAGCGCATCTACGACGAACGTCGCCCGATCTACTCGAGACTTGCCGCAGTGAGCTTCGACACGTCAACGGGTCCCATCTCGCGCATCGCAGACGAGATCGCCGCCTGGGCGACACACTGA
- the nusB gene encoding transcription antitermination factor NusB has product MSARSKARKRAIDILYSADVRQQDLVDALAAEAKRASSEPAREASWLYARDIIDGIVESRTEIDEQIETYAQGWTLARMPAVDRAILRIGVWEILHNDEVPTGVAINEAVESAKTLSTDESAGFVNGLLGKIAEAAGAF; this is encoded by the coding sequence GTGAGCGCCCGTTCAAAGGCGCGCAAGCGCGCCATCGATATTCTGTACAGCGCCGACGTGCGTCAGCAAGATCTTGTCGACGCCTTAGCTGCCGAGGCGAAGCGCGCGTCGAGCGAGCCGGCACGCGAAGCATCGTGGCTGTACGCCCGCGACATCATCGATGGGATTGTCGAGTCGCGCACCGAAATCGACGAGCAGATCGAAACATACGCACAGGGGTGGACCCTCGCGCGCATGCCTGCTGTCGACCGTGCGATTCTGCGCATCGGCGTGTGGGAGATTCTGCACAATGACGAGGTGCCGACGGGCGTGGCCATCAACGAGGCCGTCGAGTCGGCCAAGACGCTATCGACGGATGAGTCAGCCGGGTTCGTCAACGGACTGCTCGGCAAGATCGCAGAGGCGGCTGGCGCCTTCTGA
- the efp gene encoding elongation factor P yields the protein MASTADIKNGAVLSIDGNLWSVIEFQHVKPGKGGAFVRTKLKNVVTGKTVDKTFNAGTKLDFENVDRRDYTYLYNDGDSFIFMNQSDYDQVQVPAAVVGDAANFMLENQSITIAMHDENPLYVELPASVVLQITYTEPGLQGDRSTGGTKGATIETGYEIQVPLFVETGTKVKVDTRTGDYLGRVND from the coding sequence ATGGCATCAACCGCTGACATCAAGAACGGAGCCGTCCTCAGCATCGACGGCAATTTGTGGAGCGTCATCGAGTTTCAGCACGTCAAGCCGGGCAAAGGCGGCGCCTTCGTTCGCACGAAGCTGAAGAATGTTGTGACGGGAAAGACCGTCGACAAGACGTTCAACGCCGGAACGAAGCTCGACTTCGAGAACGTCGACCGCCGCGATTACACCTACCTGTACAACGACGGCGACTCGTTCATCTTTATGAATCAGAGCGACTACGACCAGGTTCAGGTTCCGGCAGCCGTCGTCGGCGACGCTGCGAACTTCATGCTGGAGAACCAGTCCATCACCATCGCGATGCACGACGAGAACCCGCTGTACGTCGAGCTCCCCGCGTCTGTCGTGCTGCAGATCACGTACACCGAGCCGGGCCTGCAGGGCGACCGCTCAACGGGTGGCACAAAGGGCGCGACGATCGAGACCGGCTATGAGATTCAGGTTCCGCTCTTCGTCGAGACCGGCACCAAGGTCAAGGTCGACACTCGCACGGGTGACTACCTCGGACGCGTCAACGACTAG